The DNA window TATCCTATTGTAGAGAAGATACCACTTAAAGTCATCCGATTATCACTGCTAATCACCCGATTTTATGATTGAACTTTTCGATTAGTATATTTTATATTTAATATGAATCAATTTCATAATTCTAATTTACATGAAAAAACACGAACGATGCTAAAGGAATATATATTTTACATGGAATAAAGTATAGTTGGTATCCGCTAAAGGCGGACGCTTTCCGCGGGGTGAGCGATAAGCCATCACCAGGAGGTGAGTAGTAAATTTGAAGGAAATGTTAGAAAAAAGATTAGCTTATTTATATTCTGGGGAATTAGCTTCTATAATCGTTTTTGTCCTTGTTAGTTATCTATTAAATTATGCATTCCCTAATCTACAATTGTATTCTCTATATTCATTTTGGGTATCCTTTATCCTTTTAGAGTTTCTTTTATTACAAGGAACAATTTATTGGTATGCAAATCTTAAAAGACTAAGAAATGAGAAATCGGCTATAACTCCGATTAAGATTGTTCGACTGTTACATCGTTCAAAATCGCTTAATATAGTTATGATTATTACCGCAATTGTTGCATTTGCTTTTGATTTCATTAAATGGTATCCATCTTTTCCATTGGGTGGATTATCAATTGCATTCTTCATTTATATCTTTGCAATTTTAGAGTTTATTAACTACTTTTACATTCAACTCTCATACGATAATGTCTCTGACATTAAAAATTTGTTAAAAAGTAGAAAATTGAAGAAATCCTCTCTGAATAAAGATTTTAAAAGAATAAATAAATTGGAACTCTGAAAATTGAGTTCCAATTTATTTATACCATAAAATCAACAATGAATTTTAACAGAGCCAATAAAAAAAGACGTTTTGTCCGTGGACAAAACGTCTTTTTTTAACTTTATAAATTCTTGCCTCGTATGGCTATGACTCAAAAACGTTAAATTCTTCATTGCCCACGTCTATGTTCTGAGCGGCTTTTACCTTTATTATCATTTTTTTAGAAACATCTTTTAATGTTATTGTTGACATATCTATATTTTTTTGTATTCCATGTCATTTGATGTGTCTAAAACGAGCATAGCTGCCCCAAGCATACCTGCTTCATTTCCAAAAACAGCTCGTATCAGCTCTAATGGCTTCAGTTTCAGCGGTTCTACTTTCTCAAGAAGACATTCCCACCAATCGTCTGCAGATTCTGAAACTCCCCCCCCAATGACAACACAATCCATATCCAGCACTGCTTG is part of the Psychrobacillus sp. FSL H8-0483 genome and encodes:
- a CDS encoding general stress protein, with product MKEMLEKRLAYLYSGELASIIVFVLVSYLLNYAFPNLQLYSLYSFWVSFILLEFLLLQGTIYWYANLKRLRNEKSAITPIKIVRLLHRSKSLNIVMIITAIVAFAFDFIKWYPSFPLGGLSIAFFIYIFAILEFINYFYIQLSYDNVSDIKNLLKSRKLKKSSLNKDFKRINKLEL